One genomic segment of Microbacterium sp. ProA8 includes these proteins:
- the purD gene encoding phosphoribosylamine--glycine ligase, translating to MKILVLGSGAREHAIILALRAEEAEHEIFAAPGNAGIGQDAQLVDLDVNDPAAVTIFANENLIDLVVIGPEAPLVAGVADAVRERGIPVFGPGKAAAQLEGSKAFAKRIMDAAGVPTGRAVRAASRAEVEAAFDELGAPHVVKADGLAAGKGVIVTSDREAALAHADSYLPSGPVLVEEFLAGPEVSLFFLSDGDHVLPLSPAQDYKRLLDGDEGPNTGGMGAYSPLPWLDGRFGSEREFVDLVTRDVAEPVIRQLDAEGTPFIGLLYAGLILTDAGIKVIEFNARFGDPETQVVLPRLVDPLSELLLAAASGHLEDLPRPAFATDVAVTVVLASEGYPAAPVTGRPLTGLREAEEVPEVHLAHAATAETDGGIVATGGRVLNVVAVGTTFVEARERVYRALGEIHLDGGQHRTDIAARVAEGL from the coding sequence GTGAAGATCCTGGTCCTCGGCTCGGGCGCGCGGGAGCACGCCATCATCCTCGCGCTGCGGGCGGAGGAGGCCGAGCACGAGATCTTCGCGGCTCCCGGCAACGCCGGCATCGGACAGGATGCGCAGCTGGTGGACCTCGATGTGAACGACCCCGCTGCCGTCACGATCTTCGCCAACGAGAACCTCATCGATCTCGTGGTCATTGGCCCCGAGGCGCCGCTGGTCGCGGGAGTCGCCGATGCGGTCCGCGAGCGCGGCATCCCGGTGTTCGGTCCGGGCAAGGCCGCCGCGCAGCTCGAGGGCTCGAAGGCGTTCGCGAAGCGCATCATGGATGCCGCAGGCGTGCCTACGGGCCGCGCGGTGCGGGCCGCCAGCAGGGCCGAGGTCGAGGCAGCGTTCGACGAGCTCGGCGCTCCGCACGTGGTCAAGGCCGACGGCCTCGCCGCCGGCAAGGGCGTCATCGTCACGTCCGACCGCGAGGCGGCACTCGCCCACGCCGACAGCTATCTTCCGTCGGGACCGGTGCTCGTGGAGGAATTCCTCGCCGGCCCCGAGGTCTCGCTCTTCTTCCTCAGCGACGGCGACCACGTGCTGCCCCTCAGCCCCGCCCAGGACTACAAGCGTCTGCTCGACGGCGACGAGGGTCCCAACACCGGCGGCATGGGCGCCTACTCGCCGCTCCCCTGGCTCGACGGCCGCTTCGGCAGCGAGCGGGAATTCGTCGATCTCGTCACGCGTGACGTCGCCGAGCCGGTCATCCGACAGCTGGATGCCGAGGGCACGCCGTTCATCGGACTGCTCTACGCCGGCCTCATCCTCACCGACGCGGGCATCAAGGTCATCGAGTTCAACGCGCGCTTCGGCGATCCCGAGACCCAGGTCGTGCTGCCCCGGCTCGTCGACCCGCTGTCGGAGCTGCTGCTGGCTGCGGCATCCGGTCATCTGGAGGATCTTCCGCGTCCGGCGTTCGCCACCGACGTCGCCGTGACGGTCGTGCTGGCGAGCGAGGGATACCCGGCCGCGCCGGTGACGGGCCGGCCGCTGACGGGTCTGCGCGAGGCGGAGGAGGTGCCGGAGGTGCACCTCGCCCACGCCGCCACCGCCGAGACCGACGGCGGGATCGTCGCCACCGGCGGCCGGGTGCTCAACGTCGTCGCAGTCGGCACCACCTTCGTCGAGGCGCGCGAGCGCGTCTACCGCGCGCTCGGCGAGATCCACCTCGACGGCGGTCAGCACCGCACCGACATCGCCGCCCGGGTCGCCGAAGGGCTCTGA
- a CDS encoding sterol carrier family protein codes for MARKISTDDGRAALSAVAAAAAASVPPARTDNATAVRYLLQLLAEKAPGNSVEVRVPPFGAVQVIEGPRHTRGTPPNVVETDPATWIALATGAEQWTDAAAAGRISASGTRADISALLPLRP; via the coding sequence GTGGCACGCAAGATCTCGACCGACGACGGCCGCGCGGCCTTGAGCGCGGTCGCGGCCGCGGCTGCGGCATCCGTCCCGCCCGCCCGCACCGACAACGCGACGGCCGTGCGCTATCTGCTGCAGCTGCTCGCCGAGAAGGCGCCGGGCAACTCCGTCGAGGTGCGGGTGCCGCCGTTCGGCGCGGTGCAGGTCATCGAGGGTCCTCGGCACACGCGCGGCACGCCCCCGAACGTCGTGGAGACCGACCCCGCGACCTGGATCGCGCTGGCCACCGGAGCCGAGCAGTGGACGGATGCCGCAGCCGCCGGCCGCATCAGCGCGTCGGGCACGCGCGCCGACATCTCGGCCCTGCTGCCGCTGCGCCCCTGA
- a CDS encoding nitrate- and nitrite sensing domain-containing protein, with translation MAEQSSERVAPRRWWRGIRPRLIAVLLIPMVAALALGGLRVETAVAASREASRAESLASALPDAFRLAIQLTVERDSAGSGIPAEAREAILAETDEAIDAWSDSASAIDSSEDPELAVDLDAASTGLDDIDVAREEIVEPGTRAAAIESYTDMINTLFRLATRLPELGDPAIYAQADALAEVRTASEVLGVVRVVVGQTLMTGQISPEGLMQLAGAQSVWDRASVEFIEGTSRAAGERFEELTDRGTTDTPTPLHVMDQVIQDGGIEQLDLTVPSWMKIYGDFVGSMEEVIVRAADDLAADVTDLRDSAQQTAYLTAGVVLLVLAAALVLTLLAARSILRPLVRLRQAALQIAGKTLPERVAQIANAEGPVDTSVKPIGVTRRDEIGEVAEAFDAVHAEAVRLAGEQAQMRANVNRMFVNLSRRSQNLVERQLRLIDDLEAGEQDPAQLANLFRLDNLATRMRRNDESLLVLAGGDTGQANRGNVPALDVLRAATSEIEQFARVEVDSAEAAEVRGSVAGDLVHLLAELIENATNFSPPETPVVVRTLPRHPGEPLIVEIQDDGIGMTSEELLAANTKLRSTSGLDADVARMMGLVVTARLADRHGMSVELRDRSPRGVVARVEIPTSALTESQTRPLPVVTVPAPQQSTPPAPAAMPVSAATSVTTGWAQAPEPAPQSTGPAYAGEPLGAGDRLGAEDRLAADDRLAAADRLAAEDRLAAQDTAGTDDTLDGDTPIFAALQSEWFIRRMPEGTRREANGHVDGLDGLDGIEGPLGWSSPGDDGWKLAADVSRRPEPELVTAGGLPKRVPGQNLLPGTAPATSSPIPQTPRPVDPRRSGALSSFQRGVSRARVDAAPDPFRSESEQDK, from the coding sequence ATGGCCGAGCAATCGAGCGAGCGCGTCGCCCCGCGGAGATGGTGGCGAGGCATCCGACCGCGCCTGATCGCCGTTCTGCTCATCCCCATGGTCGCGGCCCTCGCGCTGGGCGGGCTGCGCGTCGAGACAGCGGTCGCGGCGAGCAGGGAGGCGTCGCGCGCCGAGAGTCTCGCGAGCGCCCTTCCCGACGCCTTCCGACTGGCGATCCAGCTGACCGTCGAGCGCGACTCGGCAGGATCCGGCATACCGGCGGAAGCCCGCGAAGCCATCCTCGCCGAGACCGATGAGGCGATCGATGCCTGGAGCGACAGCGCCTCCGCGATCGATTCCTCCGAAGACCCGGAGCTCGCGGTGGACCTCGACGCGGCGAGCACCGGGCTGGACGACATCGACGTGGCCCGCGAGGAGATCGTCGAACCCGGCACCCGGGCGGCCGCGATCGAGTCGTACACGGACATGATCAACACGCTGTTCAGGCTCGCCACGCGGCTCCCCGAACTCGGGGATCCGGCGATCTATGCGCAGGCCGACGCGCTCGCCGAGGTGCGGACGGCCTCCGAGGTGCTGGGTGTCGTCCGGGTGGTCGTCGGCCAGACGCTGATGACCGGACAGATCAGCCCGGAGGGGCTGATGCAGCTGGCCGGCGCGCAGAGCGTGTGGGACCGGGCGAGTGTGGAGTTCATCGAGGGCACCTCGCGGGCGGCAGGGGAGCGGTTCGAGGAGCTCACCGACCGCGGGACCACAGACACCCCGACACCGCTTCACGTCATGGATCAGGTGATCCAGGACGGCGGCATCGAACAGCTCGACCTCACCGTGCCGAGCTGGATGAAGATCTACGGGGACTTCGTCGGAAGCATGGAGGAGGTCATCGTCCGGGCGGCTGACGACCTGGCCGCGGATGTCACCGACCTCCGAGACTCCGCCCAGCAGACCGCATACCTGACCGCCGGCGTCGTCCTGCTGGTCCTCGCCGCGGCGCTCGTGCTGACGCTGCTCGCGGCACGGTCGATTCTCCGGCCGCTGGTCCGGCTGCGCCAGGCCGCGCTCCAGATCGCCGGTAAGACGCTGCCGGAGCGCGTCGCGCAGATCGCGAACGCTGAAGGCCCCGTCGACACCTCGGTGAAGCCGATCGGCGTCACGCGGCGAGACGAGATCGGCGAGGTCGCCGAAGCGTTCGACGCGGTCCACGCCGAGGCGGTTCGGCTGGCCGGTGAGCAGGCCCAGATGCGAGCGAACGTCAACCGGATGTTCGTCAACCTCTCGCGCCGCAGTCAGAACCTGGTCGAGCGGCAGCTGCGCCTCATCGACGATCTCGAGGCGGGCGAGCAGGACCCGGCGCAGCTGGCGAACCTGTTCCGTCTGGACAACCTCGCCACCCGGATGCGACGCAACGACGAGAGCCTGCTCGTTCTCGCGGGCGGTGACACCGGGCAGGCCAACCGCGGCAACGTGCCGGCTCTCGACGTGCTGCGCGCCGCGACATCCGAGATCGAGCAGTTCGCGCGTGTCGAGGTCGACTCGGCGGAAGCCGCCGAAGTGCGCGGCTCGGTCGCCGGCGACCTCGTTCACCTGCTCGCCGAGCTGATCGAGAACGCCACCAACTTCTCGCCGCCCGAGACGCCGGTCGTCGTGCGCACCTTGCCGCGCCACCCCGGCGAGCCGTTGATCGTCGAGATCCAGGACGACGGCATCGGGATGACGTCGGAGGAGCTGCTCGCGGCCAACACCAAGCTGCGCAGCACCAGTGGGCTGGACGCCGACGTCGCGCGCATGATGGGTCTGGTCGTGACCGCCCGCCTGGCCGATCGCCACGGCATGTCGGTCGAGCTGCGGGACAGGAGCCCGCGCGGCGTCGTCGCTCGCGTCGAGATCCCGACGAGCGCCCTCACCGAGAGCCAGACGCGACCGCTGCCCGTCGTGACGGTGCCCGCCCCTCAGCAGTCGACCCCACCTGCACCCGCCGCCATGCCGGTGAGCGCGGCGACGTCCGTCACGACCGGCTGGGCGCAGGCTCCGGAGCCCGCCCCGCAGTCGACCGGCCCGGCGTACGCCGGCGAACCGCTGGGCGCCGGGGACCGGCTGGGCGCCGAGGACCGGCTGGCCGCCGACGATCGGCTGGCCGCTGCGGACCGGCTGGCCGCCGAGGACCGGCTGGCCGCTCAGGACACCGCGGGTACCGACGACACGCTCGACGGCGACACGCCGATCTTCGCCGCCCTCCAGTCCGAGTGGTTCATCCGACGGATGCCGGAAGGCACCCGCCGCGAGGCGAATGGCCACGTCGACGGGCTCGACGGGCTCGACGGGATCGAAGGCCCGCTCGGCTGGTCCTCCCCGGGCGACGACGGCTGGAAGCTTGCGGCCGACGTCTCCCGGCGGCCCGAGCCGGAACTGGTCACGGCCGGCGGACTTCCCAAGCGCGTCCCGGGGCAGAATCTGCTGCCGGGCACGGCACCGGCGACCAGCAGCCCGATTCCCCAGACCCCACGCCCCGTGGACCCGCGCCGCAGCGGCGCTCTGTCCAGCTTCCAGCGCGGAGTGAGCCGTGCCCGGGTCGACGCGGCGCCCGACCCGTTCCGATCCGAAAGTGAGCAAGACAAGTGA
- a CDS encoding roadblock/LC7 domain-containing protein, whose product MTTALENLDWLVDSLTRRTADIAHAILVSADGMPMARSAAFPPDRADQLAAITSGLTSLTQGAARCFAAGQVHQLVVEMDGGYLVVMSVGEGSSLAALASPQCDLGQVGYQMQLLIARVATALTPEIRAVQPGA is encoded by the coding sequence GTGACGACCGCTCTTGAGAACCTCGACTGGCTGGTCGACAGCCTGACTCGTCGCACGGCGGACATCGCGCACGCCATCCTGGTGTCCGCCGACGGCATGCCGATGGCGCGCTCTGCCGCCTTCCCGCCCGACCGCGCCGACCAGCTGGCGGCGATCACCTCCGGCCTGACCAGCCTCACCCAGGGTGCCGCGCGCTGCTTCGCGGCCGGTCAGGTCCACCAGCTGGTGGTGGAGATGGACGGCGGCTACCTCGTGGTGATGTCCGTCGGCGAGGGCTCCAGTCTCGCGGCGCTGGCGAGTCCGCAGTGCGATCTGGGCCAGGTGGGCTACCAGATGCAGCTGCTGATCGCGCGCGTCGCGACCGCGCTCACGCCGGAGATCCGTGCCGTCCAGCCGGGCGCCTGA
- a CDS encoding DUF742 domain-containing protein, producing the protein MSPSDPTPPQRVRPYALTRGRTAPARAYPMEALVRTEVPVPEGHVLSPEERSIAELCRESRSVAEVAALVRLPLGVTRVLIGDLVERGVVRVHTQAESESTPGTALLERVLSGLKKL; encoded by the coding sequence GTGAGCCCCTCTGACCCCACCCCGCCGCAGCGGGTCAGGCCGTACGCACTGACGCGCGGGCGCACCGCGCCGGCGCGGGCCTACCCGATGGAGGCGCTGGTCCGCACCGAGGTTCCGGTGCCCGAGGGCCACGTGCTCTCGCCGGAGGAGCGGTCGATCGCCGAGCTGTGCCGCGAGAGCCGCTCGGTGGCCGAGGTGGCGGCGCTGGTCCGGCTCCCGCTCGGCGTGACGCGTGTGCTCATCGGCGACCTCGTCGAGCGCGGCGTCGTGAGGGTGCACACGCAGGCAGAATCCGAGTCCACCCCAGGCACGGCGCTCCTCGAGCGCGTGCTCAGCGGGCTGAAAAAGCTGTGA
- a CDS encoding ATP/GTP-binding protein, translated as MSPDTSQATLSAKIIVAGGFGVGKTTLVGSVSEIDPLTTEAVMTAASVEVDDLSAVPDKTTTTVAMDFGRISLDSDLILYLFGTPGQNRFWFMWDDLTQGAIGAVVLIDTRRLADSFGAIDYFESRGVPFIVAHNVFGAEYRHTSDQIREALSLRAEVPIVACDARDRESTKATLISLVEHVLRMTSGAGIR; from the coding sequence GTGAGCCCCGACACCAGTCAGGCGACCCTTTCCGCAAAGATCATCGTCGCGGGAGGGTTCGGCGTGGGCAAGACGACTCTCGTCGGCTCGGTCTCCGAGATCGACCCGCTCACCACCGAAGCGGTGATGACGGCGGCAAGCGTCGAGGTCGACGACCTGTCCGCGGTACCGGACAAGACGACGACCACGGTCGCCATGGACTTCGGACGCATCTCGCTGGACTCCGACCTGATCCTCTATCTGTTCGGCACGCCCGGTCAGAACCGCTTCTGGTTCATGTGGGACGACCTCACCCAGGGAGCGATCGGCGCCGTCGTGCTGATCGACACCCGCCGGCTCGCCGACTCCTTCGGCGCGATCGACTACTTCGAGTCGCGCGGAGTGCCGTTCATCGTGGCCCACAACGTCTTCGGCGCCGAGTATCGCCACACGTCCGACCAGATCCGCGAGGCGCTCTCGCTTCGCGCCGAGGTCCCCATCGTGGCGTGCGACGCCCGTGACCGGGAGTCCACCAAGGCGACCCTGATCAGCCTCGTCGAACACGTGCTGCGGATGACGTCGGGGGCAGGCATCCGATAG
- a CDS encoding potassium transporter Trk: protein MPEHSQDHIETVRVRRAPKISVFLILGAALGVLVAMILTFSFNGTADASPNTGVQYSQGQVFGFLVLVCAPIGLALGGIVALIFDRRSRRRTHEVAVDHASVHVDPEPGTNGHGSAH, encoded by the coding sequence ATGCCCGAGCACAGCCAGGACCACATCGAGACCGTGCGCGTGCGACGAGCACCCAAGATCTCGGTGTTCCTCATCCTCGGCGCCGCACTCGGCGTGCTCGTCGCGATGATCCTCACCTTCTCGTTCAACGGCACCGCCGACGCGAGCCCCAACACGGGCGTGCAGTACTCGCAGGGTCAGGTTTTCGGCTTCCTCGTGCTCGTCTGCGCGCCGATCGGCCTGGCGCTCGGCGGCATCGTGGCGCTGATCTTCGACCGTCGTTCGCGCCGTCGCACCCACGAGGTCGCCGTCGACCACGCGTCGGTGCACGTCGACCCCGAGCCCGGCACCAACGGCCACGGCTCGGCCCACTAG
- a CDS encoding zinc-binding alcohol dehydrogenase: MGGAGAPEWLIREDAGQPVLLALYLRQVLGIRSPDELPHLRGIPPRANDRSEEAQATLERQWRQYWAMTVEPQAHPSAVPLDLVDGFDTVLALPVEGCDELRSAFIPHAREALAFARAANERYRKEASHSSGTAYRAYAGAIAEHERQVGRRAHSFELNVQVLPLSQRGVWWIGSLTVAVTDGLRGDVAAFDTAIHPIIAELA, encoded by the coding sequence ATGGGCGGCGCCGGTGCACCGGAGTGGCTGATCCGCGAAGACGCCGGTCAGCCGGTGCTTCTTGCCCTCTATCTGCGCCAGGTTCTCGGCATCCGCTCTCCCGATGAGCTGCCGCACCTGCGCGGGATCCCGCCGCGGGCGAACGACCGGTCGGAAGAGGCCCAGGCCACGCTCGAACGGCAGTGGCGGCAGTACTGGGCGATGACGGTCGAGCCGCAGGCCCACCCGTCAGCGGTGCCCCTCGATCTCGTGGACGGATTCGACACCGTGCTCGCCCTGCCGGTCGAAGGCTGCGACGAGCTGCGGTCCGCCTTCATCCCGCACGCGCGCGAGGCGCTGGCGTTCGCGCGGGCCGCGAACGAGCGGTATCGCAAGGAGGCCTCGCACAGCTCCGGCACGGCGTATCGCGCCTACGCCGGCGCGATCGCCGAGCATGAGCGGCAGGTCGGGCGGCGGGCGCACTCGTTCGAGCTCAACGTGCAGGTGCTGCCGCTGAGTCAGCGGGGCGTGTGGTGGATCGGCTCGCTCACGGTGGCGGTCACCGACGGACTTCGGGGGGATGTCGCGGCCTTTGACACCGCCATCCACCCGATCATCGCCGAGCTGGCCTAG
- a CDS encoding DUF559 domain-containing protein encodes MVHGGAEARARALIAAVTDAGGIARRATLVKRGHSQRTIDAAVAAGLVHVARRVWIAVPTADPYLVAAARAGVVISCVTRARRLGLWVEADAAATHVAAHPHAGRISVAKNTRVHRAVPVIARDPAALEDTIENALAILCACQPFEAALASVESALNKSLVTKPSLLRLPFAPGVRRIIEAASPYSDSGLETYVVPRLAWMKLRIVPQAWIAGHRVDFLIGARLVLQIDGGHHVGRQRASDNAHHAVLRHMGYHVIRVGYIQIVEDWPGVQALIMQAVAQGLHLAEKRSQAAAV; translated from the coding sequence ATGGTTCATGGCGGAGCTGAAGCTCGGGCACGCGCACTCATTGCGGCGGTGACGGATGCCGGTGGCATCGCGCGCCGTGCGACGCTCGTGAAGCGCGGGCACTCGCAACGGACGATCGATGCCGCCGTTGCGGCGGGACTCGTCCACGTGGCCCGTCGAGTCTGGATCGCCGTGCCGACGGCCGACCCGTACCTCGTGGCGGCGGCGCGAGCAGGGGTCGTGATCTCGTGCGTGACCCGTGCGCGTCGCCTCGGGCTGTGGGTCGAGGCGGACGCCGCGGCGACCCATGTCGCCGCCCACCCGCATGCGGGCCGCATTTCCGTGGCGAAGAATACTCGTGTCCATCGCGCGGTGCCGGTGATCGCCCGCGACCCCGCGGCGCTCGAAGACACGATCGAGAACGCGCTCGCCATTCTCTGCGCATGCCAGCCCTTCGAGGCGGCTCTCGCAAGCGTCGAGTCGGCGCTCAACAAGTCGCTGGTGACCAAGCCGTCGCTTCTGCGCCTGCCCTTCGCGCCCGGGGTGCGGCGGATCATCGAGGCGGCGAGCCCCTATTCCGACTCGGGACTCGAGACATATGTCGTGCCCCGTCTGGCCTGGATGAAGCTGCGGATCGTGCCGCAGGCGTGGATCGCCGGTCATCGGGTCGATTTCCTCATCGGCGCGCGACTCGTGCTGCAGATCGACGGCGGGCATCACGTCGGAAGGCAGCGCGCGAGTGACAACGCCCACCACGCGGTGCTCCGGCATATGGGCTACCACGTGATCCGTGTCGGCTACATCCAGATCGTCGAGGACTGGCCGGGCGTGCAGGCGCTGATCATGCAGGCAGTCGCACAGGGGCTGCACCTCGCAGAGAAGCGGTCGCAGGCGGCCGCCGTGTGA
- the purM gene encoding phosphoribosylformylglycinamidine cyclo-ligase, whose translation MASSERDAPSRPAQPVNPYTAAGVDTAAGDLAVELMKSAVRRTQGPEVLGGVGGFAGLFDASAFKAYDKPLLATSTDGVGTKVAIAQAIDKHDTIGQDLVGMVVDDIVVVGARPLFMTDYIACGKVFPERIADIVRGIAAGCAETGTALVGGETAEHPGLLGINDYDVAGAATGVVEADRLLGADRVRSGDVVLALASSGLHSNGYSLVRHIVAGAGIQYGDNSADLGATWGEALLEPTRLYTRPLLRLIADHGDRVHALSHVTGGGIAANLARVLPQGTWVELDRSTWSPSPVFRVLADLGDLDLTSTEGTWNLGIGFLAVVAADKAEAAASALSREGIATWQVGVVHDGARPDGHWEQGAKGVDGGAVRLVGSYGDHTAR comes from the coding sequence GTGGCCTCATCCGAACGCGATGCCCCCTCCCGCCCCGCACAGCCCGTGAACCCCTACACGGCTGCCGGCGTCGACACCGCTGCCGGCGACCTCGCCGTCGAGCTGATGAAGTCGGCGGTGCGTCGCACGCAGGGCCCCGAGGTGCTCGGGGGAGTCGGCGGATTCGCCGGACTCTTCGATGCCAGCGCATTCAAGGCCTACGACAAGCCGCTGCTGGCCACCAGCACCGACGGCGTCGGCACCAAGGTCGCGATCGCCCAGGCCATCGACAAGCACGACACGATCGGGCAGGACCTCGTCGGCATGGTCGTCGACGACATCGTCGTCGTCGGCGCGAGGCCGCTGTTCATGACCGACTACATCGCGTGCGGCAAGGTCTTCCCCGAGCGGATCGCCGACATCGTCCGCGGCATCGCCGCCGGCTGCGCCGAGACCGGCACCGCCCTCGTCGGCGGCGAGACCGCCGAGCACCCGGGCCTCCTGGGAATCAACGACTACGACGTCGCGGGCGCCGCCACCGGCGTGGTCGAGGCCGACCGCCTCCTCGGCGCCGACCGGGTCCGCAGCGGAGACGTCGTGCTCGCGCTCGCGAGCTCGGGCCTGCACTCCAACGGCTACTCGCTGGTGCGGCACATCGTCGCCGGCGCCGGCATCCAGTACGGCGACAACTCCGCCGACCTCGGCGCGACGTGGGGCGAGGCGCTGCTCGAGCCGACGCGCCTCTACACGCGTCCGCTGCTGCGTCTGATCGCCGACCACGGCGACCGCGTGCACGCGCTCAGCCACGTCACCGGCGGCGGCATCGCAGCCAACCTCGCACGAGTGCTGCCCCAGGGAACGTGGGTCGAGCTGGACCGCTCGACGTGGTCGCCGTCCCCGGTGTTCCGGGTGCTGGCCGACCTCGGCGACCTCGACCTCACCTCGACCGAGGGCACCTGGAACCTCGGCATCGGGTTCCTCGCGGTCGTGGCGGCCGACAAGGCCGAGGCTGCGGCATCCGCTCTCTCGCGCGAAGGCATCGCGACCTGGCAGGTGGGCGTCGTCCACGACGGTGCGCGCCCGGACGGTCACTGGGAGCAGGGTGCCAAGGGCGTCGACGGCGGCGCCGTGCGCCTCGTGGGCTCCTACGGGGACCACACGGCTCGCTGA